A region from the Variovorax sp. RKNM96 genome encodes:
- a CDS encoding catalase, with product MTNPSDTPKKTPLTTAFGAPVVDNQNSLTAGPRGPVLMQDVWLLEKLANLNREIIPERRMHAKGSGAFGTFTVTHDITKYTRAKLFSAVGKKTEMFARFTTVAGERGAADAERDIRGFALKFYTEEGNWDLVGNNTPVFFLRDPRKFPDLNKAVKRDPKTNMRSATNNWDFWTLLPEALHQVTIVMSDRGIPASYRHMHGFGSHTYSFVNAQNERFWVKFHFKTQQGIKNLTDAEASALVGGDRESHQRDLFDSIGRGDFPKWTLYVQVMAEADAEKVPYHPFDLTKVWPKKDYPLIEVGVMELNRNPENFFADVEQSAFAPNNLVPGISVSPDKMLQARLFAYSDAQRYRLGVNHHQIPVNAARCPVHSNHRDGTMRVDGNYGGTLHYEPNSFGQWQEQPDYREPPLKLRGDADFWNFREDDADYYKQPGDLFRLMKPEQQQALFENTARAMGDAPEFIKRRHIDNCTKADPAYGAGVAKALGL from the coding sequence ATGACCAACCCATCCGATACCCCGAAGAAGACTCCGCTGACCACCGCCTTCGGCGCGCCCGTGGTCGACAACCAGAACAGCCTCACCGCCGGCCCCCGCGGCCCCGTCCTGATGCAGGACGTGTGGCTGCTCGAGAAGCTGGCCAACCTGAACCGCGAGATCATTCCCGAGCGCCGCATGCACGCCAAGGGCTCGGGCGCCTTCGGCACCTTCACCGTCACGCACGACATCACGAAATACACGCGCGCCAAACTCTTCTCGGCCGTGGGCAAGAAGACCGAAATGTTCGCCCGCTTCACCACCGTGGCCGGCGAACGCGGCGCGGCCGATGCCGAGCGCGACATCCGCGGCTTTGCACTGAAGTTCTACACGGAGGAAGGCAACTGGGACCTGGTGGGCAACAACACGCCCGTCTTCTTCCTGCGCGACCCGCGCAAGTTCCCGGACCTGAACAAGGCCGTGAAGCGCGATCCCAAGACCAACATGCGCAGCGCCACCAACAACTGGGACTTCTGGACGCTGCTGCCCGAGGCGCTGCACCAGGTGACCATCGTGATGAGCGACCGCGGCATTCCGGCCAGCTACCGCCACATGCACGGCTTCGGCTCGCACACCTACAGCTTCGTCAATGCGCAGAACGAGCGCTTCTGGGTCAAGTTCCACTTCAAGACGCAGCAGGGCATCAAGAACCTCACCGATGCCGAAGCCTCGGCGCTCGTGGGCGGCGATCGCGAGAGCCACCAGCGCGACCTGTTCGACTCGATCGGCCGCGGCGACTTCCCCAAGTGGACGCTCTACGTGCAGGTGATGGCCGAAGCCGACGCCGAGAAGGTGCCCTACCACCCCTTCGACCTGACCAAGGTCTGGCCCAAGAAGGACTACCCGCTGATCGAGGTGGGCGTGATGGAGCTGAACCGCAACCCCGAGAACTTCTTCGCCGACGTCGAGCAGAGCGCCTTCGCGCCGAACAACCTGGTGCCGGGCATCAGCGTCTCGCCGGACAAGATGCTGCAGGCGCGCCTCTTTGCGTACTCGGACGCGCAGCGCTACCGCCTGGGCGTGAACCACCACCAGATCCCGGTGAACGCCGCGCGCTGCCCGGTGCACAGCAACCACCGCGACGGCACGATGCGCGTGGACGGCAACTACGGCGGCACGCTGCACTACGAGCCCAACAGCTTCGGCCAGTGGCAGGAGCAGCCCGACTACCGAGAGCCGCCGCTCAAGCTGCGCGGCGATGCCGACTTCTGGAACTTCCGCGAGGACGATGCCGACTACTACAAGCAGCCCGGCGACCTGTTCCGGCTGATGAAGCCCGAGCAGCAGCAGGCGTTGTTCGAGAACACGGCGCGCGCGATGGGCGATGCGCCCGAGTTCATCAAGCGCCGCCACATCGACAACTGCACCAAGGCCGATCCGGCCTACGGCGCAGGCGTGGCGAAGGCACTGGGTCTCTGA
- the gntK gene encoding gluconokinase gives MGRTVIGVDIGTTSTKAVAFTPAGRVLAHETVEYPLLQPEAAAAEQDPEQIFEAVLQTIAGCVKACKAAPGDVLAVSFSAAMHSLILVDAAGAPLTRSITWADQRAARWAERIRDEWDGLAIYRRTGTPIHPMSPLAKLVWLRHERAELFASAARFVGIKEYVFFRLFGQWQVDHSIASATGLFNLERLDWDEGALALAGVRADQLPRPVPTTWHIEGLAADVAAQLGLATDTPFVIGANDGVLSNLGVNAVAPGEVAVTIGTSGAMRTVVDHPMTDPEGRTFCYALAERRWVVGGPVNNGGIILRWVRDEFASAEAETAKRLGIDTYEVLTRIAERVSAGSEGLVFHPFLTGERAPYWNADLRGSFFGLGIHHRKEHMIRAVLEGVIFNLYSILPAVESIAGRSAHIKATGGFARSGMWRQMMADVFDREVVVPESFESSCLGAAVLGLYALGHVDSLDVVAGMVGATHRHTPNAKNAALYRQLLPVYLSLPRKLGEEYRLLAAFQQQTAMPPPARES, from the coding sequence ATGGGCCGCACCGTCATCGGCGTAGACATCGGAACCACCAGCACCAAGGCGGTGGCCTTCACGCCTGCCGGGCGCGTTCTGGCGCACGAGACGGTGGAGTACCCGCTGCTGCAGCCCGAGGCCGCGGCCGCCGAGCAGGACCCGGAGCAGATCTTCGAGGCCGTGCTGCAGACCATCGCGGGCTGCGTGAAGGCATGCAAGGCCGCGCCGGGCGACGTGCTCGCCGTGTCCTTCAGCGCGGCGATGCACAGCCTGATCCTGGTCGATGCCGCAGGCGCGCCGCTCACGCGCAGCATCACCTGGGCCGACCAGCGCGCCGCGCGCTGGGCCGAGCGCATCCGCGACGAATGGGACGGGCTCGCGATCTACCGCCGCACCGGCACGCCGATCCACCCGATGTCGCCGCTGGCCAAGCTGGTGTGGCTGCGCCATGAGCGCGCCGAGCTCTTCGCGAGTGCGGCGCGTTTCGTCGGCATCAAGGAGTACGTGTTCTTCCGGCTCTTCGGCCAGTGGCAGGTCGACCATTCGATCGCCTCGGCCACGGGGCTCTTCAACCTGGAGCGGCTCGACTGGGACGAGGGCGCGCTCGCGCTCGCCGGCGTGCGCGCCGACCAGTTGCCGCGCCCGGTGCCGACCACCTGGCACATCGAAGGCCTCGCGGCCGATGTCGCGGCGCAACTGGGGCTCGCGACCGACACGCCGTTCGTGATCGGCGCCAACGACGGCGTGCTCTCCAACCTCGGCGTGAACGCGGTGGCGCCCGGCGAGGTGGCCGTGACCATCGGCACCAGCGGCGCGATGCGCACCGTGGTTGACCATCCGATGACCGATCCCGAGGGCCGCACCTTCTGCTATGCGCTCGCCGAGCGGCGCTGGGTGGTGGGCGGACCGGTGAACAACGGCGGCATCATCCTGCGCTGGGTGCGCGACGAGTTCGCCTCGGCCGAGGCCGAGACCGCCAAGCGCCTGGGCATCGACACCTACGAGGTGCTCACGCGCATCGCCGAGCGCGTGTCGGCCGGCTCCGAAGGGCTGGTGTTCCACCCCTTCCTCACCGGCGAGCGCGCGCCGTACTGGAATGCGGACCTGCGCGGCTCCTTCTTCGGGCTGGGCATTCACCACCGCAAGGAGCACATGATCCGCGCGGTGCTCGAGGGCGTGATCTTCAACCTCTACAGCATCCTGCCGGCGGTCGAGTCGATCGCGGGCCGCAGCGCGCACATCAAGGCCACCGGCGGCTTCGCGCGCTCGGGCATGTGGCGCCAGATGATGGCCGACGTGTTCGACCGCGAGGTGGTGGTGCCCGAGAGCTTCGAGAGCTCGTGCCTCGGCGCCGCGGTGCTCGGGCTCTACGCGCTGGGCCATGTCGATTCGCTCGACGTGGTCGCGGGCATGGTCGGCGCCACGCACCGCCACACGCCCAACGCCAAGAACGCTGCGCTCTACCGGCAGCTGCTGCCGGTGTACCTCTCGCTGCCGCGCAAGCTCGGCGAGGAGTATCGGCTGCTCGCTGCATTCCAGCAGCAGACGGCCATGCCGCCGCCGGCTCGCGAGAGCTGA
- a CDS encoding low affinity iron permease family protein, translating to MDHLFALFANKTARIAGSPFTFLVCVAVVVAWAVAGPFFGFSETWQLVINTGTTIVTFLMVFLIQNTQNRDGVALQTKLDELIRSSNAQDEFMGIEKLTDRELIALHEKCEAAAGRSQATLERTRAERRRRGHDTKV from the coding sequence ATGGATCACCTGTTCGCCTTGTTCGCCAACAAGACCGCGCGTATCGCGGGCAGCCCGTTCACCTTCCTGGTCTGCGTGGCTGTGGTCGTTGCATGGGCTGTGGCCGGGCCGTTCTTCGGCTTCTCGGAAACCTGGCAGCTGGTCATCAACACCGGCACCACCATCGTGACCTTCCTCATGGTGTTCCTGATTCAGAACACCCAGAACCGCGACGGCGTGGCGCTGCAGACGAAGCTCGACGAACTGATCCGGTCGTCCAACGCCCAGGACGAATTCATGGGCATCGAGAAGCTCACCGACCGCGAGCTGATCGCGCTTCACGAGAAATGCGAAGCGGCCGCCGGAAGGAGCCAGGCCACGCTGGAGCGCACCCGTGCCGAACGCCGTCGGCGCGGCCACGACACGAAAGTCTGA
- a CDS encoding dienelactone hydrolase family protein — translation MQQKIRIQATDSSGSFNGYLALPKAGSGPGLVIAQEIFGINHTMREVADYYAEEGYVVLVPDLFWRQEPDVELGYSEADWQRAFALYGGFDEAKGMEDMQAAITALRQRPEVQEKKVGVLGFCLGGKLAYLAACRTDADVAVGYYGVGIDAALDEADSIKRPLTLHIAELDKFCPPEARDRIVKTLSGRPGVSLYVYPGMDHAFARNGGEHFHKPSALMAHERSIAALKGAIGPNYDLSALWDKHCEYEFGTRNVDDTMGTMVAEPYVNHIPTMTGGVGYKALHAFYTNHFVNSNPPDTSLVPISRTVGASQVVDEMLFCFTHTTEIPWMLPGVPPTGKRVEIPLLAVIKFRGDKLYHEHIYWDQASVLVQVGLLDPKLLPVAGVETGRKLLDETLPSNTLMQPRS, via the coding sequence ATGCAGCAAAAAATCCGCATCCAGGCCACCGACAGCAGCGGCAGTTTCAACGGCTACCTCGCATTGCCCAAAGCGGGCAGCGGCCCGGGCCTCGTGATCGCGCAGGAAATCTTCGGCATCAACCACACGATGCGCGAGGTGGCCGACTACTACGCGGAAGAAGGCTACGTCGTGCTGGTGCCCGACCTCTTCTGGCGCCAGGAGCCCGATGTGGAACTCGGCTACAGCGAGGCCGACTGGCAGCGCGCCTTCGCGCTCTACGGCGGTTTCGACGAGGCCAAGGGCATGGAAGACATGCAGGCCGCGATCACCGCGCTGCGCCAGCGGCCCGAGGTGCAAGAGAAAAAAGTCGGCGTGCTCGGCTTCTGCCTCGGCGGCAAGCTCGCGTACCTGGCCGCCTGCCGCACCGATGCGGATGTGGCTGTCGGCTACTACGGCGTGGGCATCGATGCCGCGCTCGACGAAGCCGACAGCATCAAGCGCCCGCTCACGCTGCATATCGCCGAGCTCGACAAGTTCTGCCCGCCCGAGGCGCGCGACCGCATCGTGAAGACGCTGTCGGGCCGCCCCGGCGTTTCGCTCTACGTGTACCCCGGCATGGACCACGCCTTCGCGCGCAATGGCGGCGAGCACTTCCACAAACCCTCGGCGCTGATGGCGCACGAACGCAGCATTGCGGCGCTCAAGGGCGCGATCGGTCCGAACTACGACCTCTCGGCGCTTTGGGACAAGCACTGCGAGTACGAATTCGGCACGCGCAATGTCGACGACACGATGGGCACCATGGTGGCCGAGCCGTATGTGAACCACATCCCGACCATGACGGGCGGCGTGGGCTACAAGGCGCTGCACGCGTTCTATACGAACCATTTCGTCAACAGCAACCCGCCCGACACCTCGCTGGTGCCGATCTCTCGCACCGTGGGCGCATCGCAGGTGGTCGACGAGATGCTGTTCTGCTTCACGCACACCACCGAGATCCCGTGGATGCTGCCCGGCGTGCCGCCGACCGGAAAGCGCGTGGAGATCCCGCTGCTCGCGGTCATCAAGTTCCGCGGCGACAAGCTCTACCACGAGCACATCTATTGGGACCAGGCGAGCGTGCTGGTGCAGGTCGGGCTGCTCGACCCCAAGCTGCTGCCGGTGGCAGGCGTGGAGACGGGGCGCAAGCTGCTCGATGAAACCTTGCCGTCGAACACCTTGATGCAGCCGAGAAGCTGA
- a CDS encoding AraC family transcriptional regulator, with protein sequence MLNTMPPASASRSHASAARPYTTARVRPLDARRGATSEPAVPALAETRITIHCETSAATSVRGNDANCLHEHELHLIGAAPARLRVGSGIDEETHRFAPGTVVLLGPRLPRSLAFEHRPLHGTGNAGSLVLRFGDEPLRRGMELFPELRDAAPLLARSRQGVQFVGLNEGIVSRLRRIEMLQGLARFAEFTVLLNELSQWSEYRLLADAAFTDDSLGEPGAATRIHKALDHIRDNYVEELSLAEVGAVVGMRENAFSRSFRRATGQTFTDFVIGLRVARACRLLASTRQQVSSICYEVGFNNISNFNRHFRRIKGMTPGEFRAKTQRPSAFATPAP encoded by the coding sequence TTGCTGAACACGATGCCGCCGGCCTCCGCCTCCCGATCGCATGCGTCCGCAGCGCGCCCGTACACCACCGCGCGCGTCCGCCCGCTCGATGCGCGGCGCGGCGCAACATCCGAGCCCGCCGTGCCTGCGCTGGCGGAGACCCGGATCACCATCCACTGCGAAACCTCAGCCGCGACCTCGGTGCGCGGCAACGATGCGAACTGCCTGCATGAGCACGAGCTGCACCTGATCGGCGCCGCGCCGGCGCGCCTGCGCGTGGGCAGCGGCATCGACGAGGAAACCCATCGCTTCGCGCCCGGCACCGTGGTGCTGCTGGGCCCGCGGCTGCCGCGCAGCCTGGCGTTCGAGCACCGTCCGCTGCATGGCACGGGCAATGCCGGCAGCCTGGTGCTGCGCTTCGGCGACGAGCCGCTGCGCCGCGGCATGGAACTGTTTCCCGAACTGCGCGATGCGGCGCCGCTGCTGGCGCGCTCGCGCCAGGGCGTGCAGTTCGTGGGACTGAACGAAGGCATCGTCTCGCGGCTGCGGCGCATCGAGATGCTGCAAGGCCTCGCGCGCTTCGCGGAATTCACCGTGCTGCTCAACGAGCTCTCGCAATGGTCCGAATACCGGCTGCTGGCCGATGCCGCGTTCACCGACGATTCGCTGGGCGAGCCCGGGGCCGCGACGCGCATCCACAAGGCGCTCGACCACATCCGCGACAACTACGTGGAGGAGCTCTCGCTCGCCGAGGTCGGCGCGGTCGTCGGCATGCGCGAGAACGCTTTCTCGCGCAGTTTCCGCCGCGCGACCGGCCAGACCTTCACCGATTTCGTGATCGGGCTGCGCGTGGCGCGCGCCTGCCGCCTGCTGGCCTCCACGCGCCAGCAGGTGAGCAGCATCTGCTATGAGGTGGGCTTCAACAACATCTCGAACTTCAACCGGCACTTCCGGCGCATCAAGGGCATGACGCCGGGTGAATTTCGCGCAAAGACTCAGAGACCCAGTGCCTTCGCCACGCCTGCGCCGTAG
- a CDS encoding flavin reductase family protein: MDRFDRRDFRKALGQFSTGVTVITTRAIDGRRVGMTANSFSSVSLDPPLVLWSLARQAPSVADFTGASHFAINVLAANQHHLSRQFSTPQADKFGGVDCCEGTAGVPLLNGVIARFTCRNVKQYDGGDHLIFIGEVERYDRFDGEPLVFHSGYYQVTTRHPECMQ; encoded by the coding sequence GTGGATCGCTTCGACCGGCGCGACTTCCGCAAGGCGCTCGGGCAGTTCAGCACCGGCGTGACCGTCATCACCACCCGCGCCATCGACGGCCGCCGCGTGGGCATGACCGCCAATTCGTTCTCGTCGGTTTCGCTCGATCCGCCGCTGGTGCTGTGGAGCCTCGCGCGCCAGGCGCCGAGCGTGGCCGACTTCACCGGCGCGAGCCACTTCGCGATCAATGTGCTCGCGGCGAACCAGCATCACCTGTCGCGGCAGTTCTCGACGCCGCAGGCGGACAAGTTCGGCGGCGTCGACTGTTGCGAGGGCACGGCTGGCGTGCCGCTGCTCAACGGCGTCATCGCGCGCTTCACCTGTCGCAACGTGAAGCAGTACGACGGCGGCGACCATCTCATTTTCATCGGCGAGGTCGAGCGCTACGATCGCTTCGACGGCGAGCCGCTGGTCTTTCATTCAGGCTACTACCAGGTGACGACACGACACCCGGAATGCATGCAGTGA
- a CDS encoding 3-deoxy-7-phosphoheptulonate synthase, with protein MPRLDDPLHDAEIGSRDSTLDTTRIDDVRIGAVRPLITPALLQERVPVRDNTLALVESSRAAIANVLHGRDDRLIVVVGPCSIHDHDQAIEYAQRLKKVADSLQDDLLIVMRAYFEKPRTTVGWKGYINDPHLDGSFAINEGLERARRLLLELTTLGLPTGTEFLDLLSPQFIADLIAWGAIGARTTESQSHRQLASGLSCPVGFKNGTDGSVKVAADAILAARAPHAFMGMTKMGMAAIFETRGNDDCHVILRGGKAPNYSAADVESSCQALLANGLRPQVMIDVSHGNSSKQHQRQIVVAEDVAAQIAGGERRITGLMIESHLEEGRQDLKPGVALKHGVSITDACIGFAQTVPVLEGLASAVKARRRLSKA; from the coding sequence ATGCCCCGCCTCGACGACCCCCTCCACGACGCCGAAATCGGCTCCCGCGACAGCACGCTCGACACCACCCGGATCGACGACGTGCGCATCGGCGCCGTTCGCCCGCTCATCACCCCTGCGCTGCTGCAGGAGCGCGTGCCCGTGCGCGACAACACGCTGGCGCTGGTCGAAAGCAGCCGCGCGGCGATCGCCAACGTGCTGCACGGCCGCGACGACCGGCTGATCGTCGTGGTCGGCCCCTGCTCCATCCATGACCACGACCAAGCCATCGAATACGCGCAGCGCCTAAAGAAGGTTGCCGATTCGCTGCAGGACGACCTGCTGATCGTGATGCGCGCCTACTTCGAGAAGCCGCGCACCACCGTCGGCTGGAAGGGCTACATCAACGACCCGCACCTGGACGGCAGTTTCGCGATCAACGAAGGGCTGGAGCGCGCGCGGCGCTTGCTGCTCGAGCTGACCACGCTGGGCCTGCCGACCGGCACCGAGTTCCTCGACCTCTTGAGCCCGCAGTTCATTGCCGACCTGATCGCCTGGGGCGCCATCGGCGCGCGCACCACCGAGAGCCAGAGCCATCGGCAGCTCGCATCGGGCCTGAGCTGCCCGGTCGGCTTCAAGAACGGCACGGACGGCAGCGTCAAGGTGGCGGCCGACGCCATCCTCGCGGCCCGCGCGCCGCATGCCTTCATGGGCATGACCAAGATGGGCATGGCCGCGATCTTCGAGACGCGCGGCAACGACGACTGCCATGTGATCCTGCGCGGCGGCAAGGCGCCCAACTATTCGGCCGCGGATGTCGAGTCGAGCTGCCAGGCACTGCTGGCGAATGGCCTGCGGCCGCAGGTGATGATCGATGTCTCGCACGGCAACAGCAGCAAGCAGCACCAGCGGCAGATCGTGGTGGCCGAGGACGTGGCGGCGCAGATCGCGGGCGGCGAACGGCGCATCACGGGCCTCATGATCGAGAGCCATCTCGAGGAAGGCCGGCAAGACCTGAAGCCGGGTGTCGCGCTGAAGCACGGCGTGTCGATCACCGATGCGTGCATCGGGTTTGCGCAGACGGTGCCGGTGCTCGAGGGACTGGCTTCGGCAGTCAAGGCACGGCGGCGGTTGTCGAAGGCGTGA
- the map gene encoding type I methionyl aminopeptidase — MARDIVIKSTEDIEMARRAGQLAAEVLAMIEPHVVPGVSTEALDRICHDHIVNVQGAIPANVGYQGYPKTILTSVNQVVCHGIPSPDKILKKGDIVNIDVAVIKDGWFGDTSRMYFVGAPSVLARRLVETTYEAMLAGIHAVRPGATLGDVGHAIQSVAQREHFSVVREYCGHGIGRVYHEDLQVLHYGRRGEGIRLEPGMVFTIEPMLNAGQRETRQLPDGWTVVTKDRSLSAQWEHMVAVTPEGYDVLTTWPGGTGTYAPV; from the coding sequence ATGGCGCGCGACATCGTCATCAAGTCCACCGAGGACATCGAGATGGCGCGGCGGGCCGGCCAACTCGCCGCGGAGGTGCTCGCCATGATCGAGCCGCACGTCGTGCCGGGCGTGAGCACGGAAGCGCTCGACCGCATCTGCCACGACCACATCGTGAATGTCCAGGGCGCCATTCCAGCCAACGTGGGGTACCAGGGGTATCCGAAGACCATCCTCACCTCCGTCAACCAAGTTGTTTGCCACGGCATTCCTTCGCCCGACAAGATCCTGAAGAAGGGCGACATCGTCAACATCGATGTCGCCGTCATCAAGGATGGCTGGTTCGGCGACACCAGCCGCATGTACTTCGTGGGCGCCCCGAGCGTGCTGGCGCGGCGGCTGGTGGAGACGACCTACGAGGCCATGCTGGCCGGCATCCATGCGGTCAGGCCTGGCGCGACGCTGGGCGATGTCGGCCATGCGATCCAGTCGGTGGCGCAACGGGAGCATTTCAGCGTGGTGCGCGAATACTGCGGGCACGGCATCGGCCGGGTCTACCACGAGGACCTGCAGGTGCTGCACTACGGGCGGCGCGGAGAAGGAATTCGATTGGAGCCGGGAATGGTCTTTACCATCGAGCCGATGCTCAACGCAGGCCAACGCGAAACTCGCCAACTGCCCGACGGGTGGACCGTCGTGACGAAGGACAGGTCCCTGTCCGCCCAGTGGGAACACATGGTGGCCGTGACGCCCGAGGGATATGACGTGCTGACGACGTGGCCGGGAGGCACGGGGACTTACGCGCCGGTTTGA
- a CDS encoding GntP family permease, whose amino-acid sequence MFGMSKEVFLLVDALVAILGLILLITRWRVHPFIALTLAAGFLGLTSGMPVDLVMKSFQDGFGGVLGFVGIVLGLGTMLGKMMAESGGADRIARTLIDAFGKERVHWAMMFAAFLVGIPLFFEIGFVLLIPLVFIVARRTGVSLIRIGIPLLAGLSVVHGLVPPHPGPLLAIGVFGADIGKTIFYGLLVGLPTAMIAGPIFGKFISKYVPGEASPELLEQLAREPEARELPGFGITLLTVLLPVGLMLLKTFADVALDEKNIVRQWMDFIGHPITALLAALLLSLYTFGFARGFTSKQIMKFVDDSLAPTAAIVLIIGAGGGFKQMLVASGVGNAIGHMALNAQVSPILLAWLVAGLIRIATGSATVATITGAGIVAPLATMVPGVNRELLVLATGAGSLILSHVNDAGFWLVKQYFNMTVAETFKTWTVMETLISVVAIVFIMLLSMVV is encoded by the coding sequence ATGTTCGGAATGAGCAAAGAGGTTTTCCTGCTCGTCGACGCCCTGGTGGCGATCCTCGGGCTGATCCTTCTGATCACGCGCTGGCGCGTGCACCCCTTCATCGCGCTGACCCTGGCCGCGGGCTTCCTCGGCCTGACCTCGGGCATGCCGGTGGACCTGGTGATGAAGTCCTTCCAGGACGGCTTCGGGGGCGTGCTCGGCTTCGTGGGCATCGTGCTCGGCCTGGGCACCATGCTCGGCAAGATGATGGCCGAGTCGGGCGGCGCCGACCGCATCGCGCGCACGCTGATCGACGCCTTCGGCAAGGAGCGCGTGCACTGGGCGATGATGTTCGCGGCCTTCCTGGTGGGCATTCCGCTGTTCTTCGAGATCGGCTTCGTGCTGCTCATTCCGCTGGTGTTCATCGTGGCGCGGCGCACCGGCGTGTCGCTGATCCGCATCGGCATTCCGCTGCTGGCGGGCCTGTCGGTGGTGCACGGCCTGGTGCCGCCGCACCCCGGGCCGCTCTTGGCCATCGGCGTGTTCGGCGCCGACATCGGCAAGACCATCTTCTACGGCCTGCTCGTCGGCCTGCCCACCGCGATGATCGCGGGACCGATCTTCGGCAAGTTCATCTCGAAGTACGTGCCGGGCGAGGCTTCGCCCGAGCTGCTGGAGCAGCTGGCGCGCGAACCCGAGGCGCGCGAGCTTCCGGGCTTCGGCATCACGCTGCTGACGGTGCTGCTGCCCGTGGGGCTGATGCTCCTGAAGACCTTCGCCGACGTGGCACTCGACGAAAAGAACATCGTGCGCCAGTGGATGGACTTCATCGGCCATCCGATCACCGCGCTGCTGGCGGCATTGCTGCTGTCGCTCTACACCTTCGGCTTTGCGCGCGGCTTCACCAGCAAGCAGATCATGAAGTTCGTGGACGACAGCCTGGCGCCCACCGCGGCCATCGTGCTGATCATCGGCGCGGGCGGCGGCTTCAAGCAGATGCTGGTGGCCAGCGGCGTGGGCAACGCAATCGGGCACATGGCGCTGAATGCGCAGGTCTCGCCGATCCTGCTGGCGTGGTTGGTGGCGGGGCTGATCCGCATCGCCACGGGTTCGGCCACGGTCGCCACCATCACGGGAGCGGGCATCGTCGCGCCGCTCGCCACCATGGTGCCGGGCGTGAACCGCGAGCTGCTGGTGCTGGCCACGGGCGCGGGGTCGCTGATCCTCTCGCACGTGAACGACGCGGGCTTCTGGCTGGTCAAGCAATACTTCAACATGACGGTGGCCGAGACCTTCAAGACCTGGACGGTGATGGAAACGCTGATCTCGGTCGTGGCCATCGTGTTCATCATGCTGCTGAGCATGGTCGTCTGA
- a CDS encoding ParD-like family protein, protein MGIVKISDLMHENLRVAGNALSRSINSQAEHWMRVGMLTEMHPELDYREVCQLLIQAELAGGLDIAAAVTAQPGKPRSPSAGKR, encoded by the coding sequence ATGGGCATCGTAAAGATTTCAGACCTGATGCACGAGAACCTGCGGGTGGCGGGCAACGCCCTCAGCCGGTCCATCAACTCGCAGGCCGAGCACTGGATGCGGGTCGGCATGCTGACCGAGATGCACCCGGAACTGGACTACCGGGAAGTCTGCCAACTGCTGATACAGGCCGAACTCGCGGGAGGGCTGGACATCGCCGCCGCCGTCACGGCCCAGCCCGGCAAGCCCCGCTCACCCTCGGCTGGAAAACGCTGA
- a CDS encoding LacI family DNA-binding transcriptional regulator: protein MPDAPERPRSRSSSHVTLDDVARVSGVSPITVSRALRGARNVSPDLQVRVQAAVDQLGYVPNVAARALASARSSHVAVLIPSLTNQLFVELLEAVQDALSPHGFQSLIGVTHYDPAQEEALLRSYLSQRPAGLLLTGFDRSAAALRMLERSDAPCVYLMETSAAPGIHSVGFSQQDAGRAIVQHLLARGRRRIAYAAGQLDPRVMMRLEGYREALRAASCHDPALELLVPGPTSMALGGRQFEDLLARHPDVDAIFYCNDDLAQGGLLAALRTGVPVPERVAIAGFNDLGGSDQMLPPLTTVHTPRREIGERAATMLLSLMRAETVAERTVDLGFELRVRQSS, encoded by the coding sequence ATGCCCGACGCCCCCGAGCGCCCACGCTCCCGTTCCTCCAGCCACGTGACGCTCGACGACGTGGCCCGCGTGTCAGGCGTGAGCCCGATCACGGTGTCGCGCGCCCTGCGCGGCGCGCGCAACGTGTCGCCCGACCTGCAGGTCCGCGTGCAGGCGGCGGTCGACCAGCTCGGCTACGTGCCCAACGTGGCGGCGCGCGCGCTGGCTTCGGCGCGCAGTTCGCATGTGGCGGTGCTGATTCCGTCGCTGACCAACCAGCTTTTCGTGGAACTGCTCGAGGCGGTGCAGGACGCGCTCTCGCCGCACGGCTTCCAGTCGCTCATCGGCGTGACCCACTACGACCCGGCACAGGAAGAGGCGCTGCTGCGCAGCTACCTCTCGCAGCGGCCGGCGGGCCTGCTGCTCACCGGCTTCGACCGCAGCGCCGCGGCCTTGCGAATGCTCGAGCGCAGCGATGCGCCCTGCGTGTACCTGATGGAAACCTCGGCCGCGCCCGGCATCCACAGCGTGGGGTTCTCGCAGCAGGACGCGGGCCGCGCCATCGTGCAGCACCTGCTCGCGCGCGGCCGTCGGCGCATCGCGTATGCCGCCGGGCAACTCGACCCGCGCGTGATGATGCGGCTGGAGGGCTATCGCGAGGCGCTGCGCGCGGCCAGCTGCCACGACCCGGCGCTCGAACTGCTGGTGCCCGGCCCCACCTCCATGGCGCTGGGTGGCCGGCAGTTCGAGGACCTGCTCGCGCGCCACCCCGACGTGGACGCCATCTTCTATTGCAACGACGACCTCGCCCAGGGCGGCCTGCTCGCCGCGCTGCGCACCGGCGTGCCGGTGCCCGAGCGCGTGGCGATCGCCGGCTTCAACGACCTGGGCGGCAGCGACCAGATGCTGCCGCCGCTGACCACCGTGCACACCCCGCGCCGGGAGATCGGCGAGCGCGCGGCCACCATGCTGCTGTCGCTGATGCGCGCGGAGACGGTGGCCGAGCGCACGGTGGACCTGGGCTTCGAGCTGAGGGTGCGGCAGAGCAGCTGA